Proteins encoded together in one Chitinophaga lutea window:
- a CDS encoding Bax inhibitor-1/YccA family protein, whose amino-acid sequence MALFESNNPVLKEKTFQEISQTQYSDAMTLNGTIGKMAFLLAMVLAASVYSWGIFIKGENVMPYVIGGALGGFVLAIVISFKKEWASYLAPAYALAEGLFLGAISAFYASRTDGIVIQAVGLTIATFIGMLILYRARIIRATERFKSIMFTAVAGIAIFYLIAFVLGFFDIRIPFLHEGSLIGIGFSILVTAIAALMLIIDFDMIENGIAQGAPKYFEWYASFALLVTLVWLYLEILRLLSKLSSNR is encoded by the coding sequence ATGGCATTATTTGAATCAAACAACCCTGTACTGAAAGAAAAGACCTTCCAGGAGATTTCGCAAACGCAGTACAGCGACGCGATGACCCTGAACGGCACGATCGGTAAAATGGCGTTTCTGCTGGCGATGGTATTGGCTGCATCCGTGTATTCCTGGGGTATATTCATCAAGGGAGAAAACGTGATGCCCTACGTGATCGGCGGAGCGCTGGGTGGTTTTGTGCTGGCGATTGTTATTTCCTTCAAAAAAGAGTGGGCCAGTTACCTGGCGCCGGCCTATGCGCTGGCAGAAGGCCTTTTCCTGGGTGCTATCTCCGCGTTTTACGCCAGCCGTACCGACGGTATCGTGATCCAGGCGGTGGGCCTCACCATTGCTACTTTCATCGGCATGCTCATCCTGTACCGCGCCCGCATCATCCGGGCCACGGAAAGGTTTAAATCCATCATGTTCACCGCGGTGGCCGGCATTGCGATCTTTTACCTGATCGCGTTCGTGCTCGGTTTCTTCGATATCCGCATTCCCTTCCTGCACGAAGGCAGCCTGATCGGCATCGGTTTCTCCATTCTGGTGACCGCCATCGCCGCCCTCATGCTGATCATCGATTTCGACATGATCGAAAACGGTATCGCGCAGGGTGCGCCGAAGTATTTTGAATGGTATGCGTCTTTTGCCCTGCTGGTAACGCTGGTATGGCTGTACCTCGAGATACTGCGCCTGCTCTCCAAACTGAGCAGCAACCGCTAA
- a CDS encoding mechanosensitive ion channel family protein encodes MVTDQATYNKKRFRNEILVFILKLVVYLAVLLFNFSKHDLFEKYSWLGRAVNALSLFLGANLLISIGWIVMISWYLSKHRLQRLTRDNFVLGLNRISSVLNTIMFLVAVLTLFGANIKDLFFSLSIAAAAFALLSKEYVANMINGLIIMFSDQLSLGDQIRVGDYKGKVLDITLINVVLQNDDDDIVLIPNSVIFSSMVLNQSKQNIKKLTIEFELDLKYQSSPDQLEQELKSVLRPFASNITENSFSLKILEIKKDLVHYKVQFLIPRPDKETERRMRRMLINTILSFSGREINAAEQGV; translated from the coding sequence ATGGTAACAGATCAGGCTACATACAATAAGAAACGGTTCAGGAATGAGATACTTGTGTTTATCCTGAAACTCGTGGTGTACCTGGCTGTACTGCTCTTCAACTTCTCCAAGCACGATCTGTTCGAAAAATACAGCTGGCTCGGCAGGGCCGTGAATGCGCTGTCGCTCTTCCTCGGGGCCAACCTGCTGATATCCATCGGGTGGATAGTGATGATATCGTGGTACCTCAGTAAACACCGGCTGCAGCGGCTCACGCGCGATAACTTCGTGCTGGGGCTGAACCGCATTTCGTCCGTGCTCAACACCATCATGTTCCTGGTGGCGGTGCTCACCCTGTTCGGGGCCAATATCAAAGACCTGTTTTTCAGTCTCAGTATCGCCGCCGCCGCGTTCGCCCTGCTGTCCAAGGAATACGTGGCCAATATGATCAACGGCCTCATCATCATGTTTTCCGACCAGCTTTCGCTCGGCGACCAGATCAGGGTGGGAGATTACAAGGGCAAGGTGCTCGACATTACGCTGATCAACGTGGTGCTGCAGAACGACGACGACGACATCGTGCTCATCCCCAATTCCGTGATCTTTTCATCGATGGTGCTCAACCAGAGCAAGCAGAACATCAAGAAGCTCACCATCGAGTTCGAGCTCGATCTCAAATACCAGTCGTCGCCCGACCAGCTGGAGCAGGAGTTGAAAAGCGTGCTGCGCCCTTTCGCCAGCAACATCACCGAAAACAGTTTTTCGCTGAAGATTCTCGAGATCAAAAAAGACCTCGTGCATTACAAGGTGCAGTTCCTGATACCGCGGCCCGACAAGGAAACCGAGCGCCGGATGCGCCGGATGCTCATCAATACGATCCTTTCTTTCTCCGGCCGCGAAATCAACGCCGCCGAGCAGGGCGTATGA
- a CDS encoding alpha/beta hydrolase, whose translation MTVSDFNWEFAGTHFHGMQWRPEKFGSLFIIIHGIGEHVGRYTHVARFFAEEGYLVAGIDHYGHGKSDGKPGASKTLDEIFDYVDAFIGHMQHVYRMPVVLYGHSMGGGILTGFLLHRHPRVKAAIISAPALIVARNPNALLRGVLGIGAALFPHLRIAQGLDIHKISHDPAEIEKFTADPLRHDKASLRLLHLLVSNGRWCLEHAGRLQVPALLLHGDADEFTSVAGSRTFAERAPKQLLTYKEWKGFYHEMHNEPEKMQVLQFMAGWLSHLPGAAPPVT comes from the coding sequence ATGACGGTTTCAGATTTCAACTGGGAGTTTGCGGGCACGCATTTTCATGGCATGCAATGGCGTCCGGAAAAATTCGGCAGCCTCTTCATCATCATTCACGGCATCGGGGAACATGTGGGCCGGTACACCCATGTAGCGCGGTTTTTCGCAGAAGAAGGATACCTGGTAGCGGGAATCGACCACTACGGCCACGGCAAAAGCGACGGCAAGCCCGGCGCCAGCAAAACGCTGGATGAGATCTTCGACTACGTCGACGCCTTTATCGGGCACATGCAGCATGTGTACCGCATGCCGGTGGTGCTGTACGGCCACAGCATGGGCGGTGGCATCCTGACGGGTTTCCTGCTACACCGCCATCCTCGGGTCAAAGCGGCCATCATTTCCGCCCCGGCGCTGATCGTGGCACGCAACCCCAATGCGTTGCTGCGGGGCGTGCTGGGCATCGGCGCCGCGCTCTTCCCCCATCTGCGCATCGCCCAGGGCCTCGACATCCATAAAATCTCGCACGACCCTGCCGAAATAGAAAAGTTCACAGCGGATCCGCTGCGGCACGACAAAGCCAGCCTGCGCCTCCTGCACCTGCTGGTGTCCAATGGCCGCTGGTGCCTCGAACATGCCGGGCGCCTGCAGGTGCCCGCACTCCTGCTGCACGGCGACGCCGATGAATTCACCAGTGTGGCCGGCTCGCGGACATTCGCGGAGCGGGCGCCGAAACAATTACTGACTTACAAGGAATGGAAAGGATTCTATCACGAAATGCATAACGAGCCGGAGAAAATGCAGGTGCTGCAATTCATGGCCGGCTGGCTGAGCCATCTGCCAGGTGCAGCGCCTCCAGTAACATAA
- a CDS encoding glycoside hydrolase family 76 protein has protein sequence MRYSLFLLCLLHGFSVCAQHWGAAADSGYHALNTQYWSASRQYYQHNNTGNRSFDYWWNAHAADLMVDGYLRTKRNSYIQQLDQLLDGMHRMNGSSWYNDFYDDEQWLALALLRAYEATGHTRYARLADTLWADIQKGWTPVAGGGIMWMKTTPHSKNACSNGPAMIIAARMYRLFKRESDLAMATKIYRWQQAHLINPENGTVWDNVQVKNGEAQVNKNPGMVFTYNQGTWLGGALELYTLTGQPEYLESALRTARFVVRDTVRFSPQGILKGENNGDGGLFKGIFVRYFTQLLLRGKLEAAEKEAFLAWLRNNGRSLLENGTRRPEYLFDTRWCKAPATIGQDASIQMSGIMLLEALHLADGSASRP, from the coding sequence ATGCGCTACAGTTTATTCCTCCTTTGCCTGCTGCACGGCTTTTCCGTTTGCGCGCAGCACTGGGGCGCCGCGGCAGACAGCGGTTACCATGCCCTCAACACCCAATACTGGTCTGCTTCCCGGCAATATTACCAGCACAACAATACCGGCAACCGGAGCTTCGACTACTGGTGGAACGCGCACGCGGCCGACCTGATGGTGGACGGTTACCTGCGCACGAAGCGGAACAGCTACATACAGCAGCTCGACCAGCTGCTCGACGGTATGCACCGCATGAACGGAAGCTCCTGGTACAATGATTTCTACGACGACGAACAATGGCTGGCGCTCGCGCTTCTGCGCGCTTATGAAGCCACCGGTCATACGCGGTACGCGCGGCTGGCGGATACCTTGTGGGCCGACATTCAAAAAGGCTGGACGCCCGTGGCGGGCGGCGGCATCATGTGGATGAAAACCACCCCGCATTCCAAAAACGCCTGCTCCAACGGCCCGGCCATGATCATCGCCGCGCGGATGTACCGGCTTTTCAAAAGGGAAAGCGACCTGGCCATGGCGACGAAGATTTACCGCTGGCAGCAGGCGCATCTCATCAACCCCGAAAACGGCACTGTGTGGGATAATGTCCAGGTGAAGAACGGGGAAGCGCAGGTCAATAAAAATCCCGGCATGGTGTTTACCTACAACCAGGGCACCTGGCTGGGCGGCGCGCTGGAATTGTACACCCTTACCGGGCAGCCGGAATATCTCGAAAGCGCGTTGCGCACGGCCCGTTTTGTGGTGCGCGATACGGTGCGGTTTTCGCCACAGGGCATTTTGAAAGGGGAGAATAACGGCGACGGCGGATTGTTCAAGGGGATTTTTGTGCGGTACTTCACCCAGCTGCTATTGCGCGGCAAACTGGAGGCCGCCGAAAAAGAAGCTTTCCTTGCCTGGCTGCGCAACAATGGCCGCAGTTTGCTGGAAAACGGCACCCGCCGGCCGGAATACCTGTTCGACACCCGCTGGTGCAAGGCGCCGGCCACGATTGGGCAGGATGCGTCCATACAGATGAGCGGCATTATGTTACTGGAGGCGCTGCACCTGGCAGATGGCTCAGCCAGCCGGCCATGA
- a CDS encoding thioredoxin family protein has protein sequence MKYLLTLAIVLTTLLAGAQSSKPGIRFFKGSWRKALAEAQKTGKLVFVDVYTDWCVPCKKMEEEIFPLPGVGEVFNTHFINLQLDAESDGRFVAGQFNVKSYPTYLWVNGNGDLVYRAGGYNNNPRVFLAHANAALRESASGESEQEMARLYEEKKTDREFLRQYVARMHSLQKDTAATAALDQYLSLLTPAELEQPEQGQFLLKHVTDVQSRTFNYILDHQAFFTGEAVLTPDVEPDVVRRTNAEKLGVILSNLITETMMRQLTAKNDTLLNRLTAQSARIRNASVLYPLVFDAFRLHFLYRNYPKDRYFTEGVPFIDSLAQLPPDTLAKYDRLRFEEVYDGNDERNRHAYSKQVGIILQNHSRFYGAMFPAGKPEFERALSWAEKAVQYTPENPLVYENVCNLYIKAQRNEEAKKAIRTAMDLVSRQNNNEELLNTYKIKLESIP, from the coding sequence ATGAAATATTTGCTGACCCTGGCCATTGTACTGACCACCCTCCTGGCAGGTGCCCAATCTTCCAAACCCGGTATCCGGTTTTTTAAAGGTTCATGGCGCAAAGCCCTGGCCGAAGCCCAGAAAACAGGCAAGCTGGTCTTTGTGGATGTGTATACCGACTGGTGTGTGCCCTGCAAAAAAATGGAAGAGGAAATATTCCCGCTGCCCGGGGTCGGCGAAGTGTTCAACACCCACTTCATCAACCTCCAGCTCGATGCCGAAAGCGATGGCCGGTTTGTAGCAGGGCAATTCAACGTGAAATCTTATCCCACTTACCTCTGGGTGAACGGCAACGGCGACCTGGTGTACCGTGCCGGAGGATACAATAACAATCCCCGTGTTTTCCTGGCGCATGCCAACGCCGCGTTGCGCGAATCCGCCAGCGGAGAATCGGAGCAGGAGATGGCCCGGCTGTACGAAGAGAAAAAAACAGACAGGGAATTCCTGCGCCAGTATGTGGCCCGCATGCACAGCCTGCAAAAAGACACCGCCGCAACCGCCGCACTGGACCAATATCTCAGCCTGCTGACGCCGGCGGAACTGGAGCAGCCGGAGCAGGGGCAGTTCCTGTTGAAACATGTGACGGATGTACAATCCCGCACATTCAACTACATCCTCGACCACCAGGCTTTTTTTACCGGAGAGGCGGTGCTCACGCCGGATGTGGAACCGGACGTCGTACGCCGCACCAACGCTGAAAAACTGGGGGTGATATTGAGCAACCTGATCACCGAAACCATGATGAGGCAGCTCACCGCCAAAAACGATACGCTGCTGAACCGGCTCACCGCGCAAAGCGCCCGCATCCGGAACGCGTCTGTACTGTACCCGCTGGTATTCGATGCTTTCCGCCTGCATTTTCTTTACCGTAATTACCCGAAGGATCGATACTTCACCGAAGGCGTGCCGTTCATCGACAGCCTGGCGCAACTGCCGCCGGATACGCTGGCGAAATACGACAGGCTCCGGTTTGAGGAAGTGTACGACGGCAACGACGAACGGAACCGCCATGCCTATTCCAAACAGGTCGGTATCATTCTGCAGAACCATTCCCGGTTTTATGGGGCCATGTTCCCGGCAGGAAAACCGGAATTCGAAAGGGCTTTGTCGTGGGCGGAAAAGGCCGTGCAATACACCCCTGAAAACCCCTTGGTATACGAGAACGTCTGCAACCTGTATATCAAGGCGCAGCGGAACGAAGAGGCCAAAAAAGCCATCCGCACGGCAATGGACCTCGTGTCCCGGCAAAACAACAACGAAGAGTTGCTGAACACTTATAAAATAAAACTGGAAAGTATTCCCTAA
- a CDS encoding TraB/GumN family protein: MTFFAAKLLKGTDCFVAVGLAHLFYSDGILAGLQRSGFTVEPVPVR, translated from the coding sequence CTGACCTTTTTCGCGGCCAAGCTCCTGAAAGGCACCGATTGTTTTGTGGCAGTGGGCCTTGCACACCTGTTTTACAGTGATGGCATACTGGCGGGCCTGCAAAGGAGCGGTTTTACAGTGGAGCCGGTGCCGGTACGATAA
- a CDS encoding NAD(P)-dependent alcohol dehydrogenase, translating into MSQVKAYAAQNATTPLAPWNFSRREPGPHDVQFDILYCGVCHSDLHQIRDEWGGAIFPMVPGHEIVGRVTKVGDKVTRFKAGDLAAVGCLVDSCRHCDPCREGLEQYCENGSSGTYNSLEQDHKTPTYGGYSSMIVTDEAFVLRVSDKLPLPAVAPLLCAGITTYSPLRHWKVGKGHKVGVIGLGGLGHMAVKFAASFGAEVTMLSTSAAKEADARRLGAHKFVLTSDPGQVKSVRGYFDFIIDTVSAPHDYNKVLSMLRVNGVQICVGVPPTPTEVLGFNLIGKRRSIAGSMIGGIPETQEMLDYCAEHNIVSDVEVIDIKDINEAYERMLKGDVRYRFVIDMATL; encoded by the coding sequence ATGTCTCAAGTAAAAGCTTATGCAGCGCAGAATGCCACCACACCGCTCGCTCCCTGGAATTTCAGCCGGCGCGAGCCGGGCCCGCACGACGTACAGTTCGATATTCTCTATTGCGGCGTATGCCACAGCGACCTGCACCAGATCCGCGACGAATGGGGCGGCGCCATTTTCCCGATGGTGCCCGGCCACGAAATTGTAGGGCGCGTAACGAAAGTGGGCGATAAAGTGACCCGCTTCAAAGCAGGGGACCTGGCCGCGGTGGGCTGCCTGGTAGACAGCTGCCGCCATTGCGACCCCTGTAGGGAAGGGCTGGAGCAGTATTGCGAGAACGGCTCCTCCGGCACGTATAATTCGCTGGAGCAGGACCATAAAACGCCTACCTACGGCGGTTATTCGAGCATGATCGTGACCGACGAAGCTTTTGTGCTCAGGGTGTCGGACAAACTGCCGCTGCCCGCCGTGGCGCCGCTGCTCTGCGCCGGTATCACCACTTATTCGCCGCTGCGCCACTGGAAAGTAGGCAAGGGGCATAAGGTGGGCGTGATCGGTCTGGGTGGCCTGGGGCATATGGCCGTGAAGTTCGCCGCTTCTTTCGGTGCGGAAGTAACCATGCTCAGTACGTCCGCGGCCAAAGAGGCCGATGCCCGCAGGCTGGGGGCGCATAAATTCGTGCTGACCTCCGATCCCGGACAGGTGAAAAGCGTGCGCGGTTACTTCGATTTTATCATCGATACCGTATCCGCCCCGCACGATTACAACAAGGTATTGTCCATGCTCAGGGTGAACGGTGTGCAGATCTGTGTGGGCGTGCCGCCTACGCCAACCGAAGTGCTCGGTTTCAACCTCATCGGCAAACGCCGGAGCATCGCCGGGTCGATGATCGGCGGTATTCCCGAAACGCAGGAAATGCTCGACTACTGCGCCGAACATAATATCGTGTCGGACGTGGAAGTGATCGACATCAAGGATATTAATGAAGCATACGAGCGGATGCTGAAAGGCGATGTGCGCTACCGCTTCGTGATCGATATGGCCACCCTCTGA
- a CDS encoding DUF2490 domain-containing protein has translation MAAAAQTPPAKQINDQQQVWLSVNSTIRLSHRWGTIADVHVRRNNFLANPSFYFVRGGASYWLHDNLSIVAGYAHMWLAPPQPGLHTFSDENRLYEQVIYTSTLGKVGILNRFRDEHRWRETITGDRSTGSYTYSNRLRYLLSLGIPLSAKPHFPQISFANEVLIQFGRSVIFNTFDQVRLFGGIRQNIGKGWSYDLGYMLVYQQKAGGYQYDRNHTLRLFFYYTLDARRGKRGVTGPPMMFEDE, from the coding sequence TTGGCTGCAGCGGCGCAAACCCCGCCGGCCAAACAGATCAACGACCAGCAGCAGGTCTGGCTGTCGGTCAACAGCACCATCCGCCTCAGCCACCGCTGGGGCACCATTGCAGACGTGCATGTGCGCAGGAATAACTTCCTCGCCAACCCTTCGTTTTATTTTGTGCGCGGCGGCGCCAGCTATTGGCTCCACGACAATCTTTCCATCGTGGCGGGGTACGCGCATATGTGGCTGGCGCCCCCGCAGCCCGGGCTGCATACGTTTTCGGATGAGAACCGCCTGTACGAACAGGTGATCTACACCAGCACCCTCGGCAAAGTAGGCATCCTCAACCGTTTCCGCGACGAGCACCGCTGGCGCGAAACCATTACGGGCGACCGCTCGACGGGTTCCTACACCTATTCCAACCGCCTGCGGTACCTGCTCAGCCTGGGCATCCCGCTCTCCGCCAAACCGCACTTCCCGCAAATCAGTTTCGCCAATGAAGTGCTTATTCAATTCGGGAGATCCGTTATCTTTAATACGTTCGACCAGGTGCGGCTTTTCGGCGGCATCCGGCAGAACATCGGCAAAGGCTGGAGTTATGACCTGGGGTACATGCTCGTGTACCAGCAAAAAGCCGGCGGCTACCAGTACGACCGGAACCATACGCTCCGGCTCTTTTTTTACTACACCCTCGATGCCCGCCGCGGAAAGCGCGGCGTTACCGGACCGCCGATGATGTTCGAAGATGAATGA
- a CDS encoding DUF2141 domain-containing protein: protein MALRYLIPGLILTLFSCLTAGAQTKYAVKVTNLGNKTGKLYIGWYGNAGTFMKRDKTVFAKVVPVSGKSEVLVEFDRIPAGKYAISVFLDENGNGELDTNLVGIPREKYGFSNNVLPAMRAATYEEAVFEVKDAPGNLSIKLK, encoded by the coding sequence ATGGCTTTACGTTACCTCATCCCCGGCCTCATTCTAACCCTCTTCAGCTGCCTTACCGCGGGCGCACAAACGAAATACGCGGTCAAAGTCACGAACCTCGGAAATAAAACGGGCAAGCTCTACATCGGCTGGTACGGCAATGCGGGCACCTTTATGAAACGCGATAAAACGGTATTCGCCAAAGTGGTGCCGGTCAGCGGTAAAAGTGAAGTACTGGTGGAATTCGACCGCATCCCGGCCGGTAAATACGCCATTTCCGTATTCCTCGACGAAAATGGTAACGGCGAGCTTGATACCAACCTGGTGGGCATTCCCCGCGAAAAGTACGGTTTCTCCAACAACGTGTTGCCGGCCATGCGCGCCGCTACTTACGAAGAAGCGGTGTTCGAAGTGAAAGATGCGCCCGGCAACCTTTCCATCAAACTAAAATGA
- a CDS encoding DUF6496 domain-containing protein: MAKYSRKAGDKVERAMHEMHEGKLRSGRSGKKVTNPKQAIAIGLSEAREEGAKVPKKAAAKKGGAKKATRKAATRKAAPKKAAAGKGRTRKAAAKKAAPKKAAARKGGAKKAATRKAAAKKAAPKKAAGREKAASKKRSTSKATA, encoded by the coding sequence ATGGCAAAGTATTCCAGAAAAGCCGGCGACAAGGTGGAGCGGGCCATGCATGAAATGCATGAAGGCAAACTCAGGAGCGGCCGGAGCGGGAAGAAAGTCACCAATCCGAAACAGGCCATCGCCATAGGCCTTTCCGAGGCCCGTGAAGAAGGCGCCAAAGTGCCGAAAAAAGCGGCGGCCAAAAAAGGCGGTGCGAAGAAGGCCACCCGTAAAGCCGCCACCAGGAAGGCTGCTCCGAAGAAAGCAGCGGCCGGCAAAGGAAGAACAAGAAAAGCGGCGGCAAAGAAAGCGGCGCCTAAAAAGGCGGCCGCGCGAAAAGGCGGCGCAAAAAAGGCCGCTACCCGGAAAGCAGCAGCCAAAAAAGCCGCTCCGAAAAAAGCGGCAGGCAGGGAAAAAGCCGCTTCCAAAAAAAGAAGCACCAGCAAGGCCACGGCATAA
- a CDS encoding polysaccharide deacetylase family protein encodes MKTLAVILFVSVLVAFKEEPSAYRAPIKYIYLTFDDGPLQGSENIDSVVLAEQLKISVFLVGEHAEESKKLQSYYGMYERNPYVESYNHSFTHAHNKYQQFYSNPLNVVNDVEKNESSLNLRYKIVRLPGRNMWRVGNKKRDDGVSGKAAADSLAARGFKLFGWDIEWQHHDQDGTPVQTVQQMAKAINARLAAGSTLTKDHIVILVHDEMFQKKWEESELKQLIDTLRRNDHYVFEHIRFYPPGN; translated from the coding sequence ATGAAAACACTCGCCGTCATTTTGTTTGTTTCCGTGCTGGTGGCGTTTAAAGAAGAGCCTTCCGCTTACAGGGCGCCCATCAAATATATCTACCTGACGTTCGACGACGGCCCGCTCCAGGGCAGTGAAAACATCGACAGCGTGGTGTTGGCCGAACAGCTGAAGATCAGTGTGTTCCTCGTCGGCGAACATGCGGAGGAAAGCAAAAAGCTGCAGTCCTATTACGGCATGTACGAACGCAATCCTTACGTGGAATCGTATAACCACAGTTTCACGCACGCCCATAACAAATACCAGCAATTTTACAGTAACCCCCTGAACGTGGTGAACGACGTGGAGAAGAACGAAAGCAGCCTGAACCTCCGTTATAAGATCGTGCGCCTGCCGGGCCGCAACATGTGGCGGGTGGGGAACAAAAAGCGCGACGACGGCGTAAGCGGCAAAGCGGCGGCGGATTCGCTGGCGGCACGCGGGTTTAAATTATTCGGGTGGGATATCGAATGGCAGCATCACGATCAAGACGGAACACCCGTCCAGACGGTGCAGCAGATGGCCAAAGCCATCAACGCGCGCCTCGCCGCGGGCAGCACATTGACCAAAGACCATATCGTGATACTGGTGCACGACGAAATGTTTCAGAAGAAGTGGGAGGAGAGTGAACTGAAGCAGCTGATCGATACCCTCCGCAGGAATGACCATTATGTATTTGAACATATCCGTTTTTACCCGCCGGGCAACTGA
- a CDS encoding helix-turn-helix domain-containing protein, producing the protein MPRLLSIVAQQLPTEALRPYVAGYVFRTAAIRAKDAAVHKAMPLRSVSSIDFFMGDAFETTDCASGRVVPFARCTIRGPRTHRKYAIRLSGDLVSFSIRFTPAGLYALLGIPASEFSDEAIDGALVMPAVFPGLTERLMACTSLDHCIQTAEPYLLHLLQQAGRHIHPSPAVQEMAALIAGGQGALSIACLQQQVCLGKRQLERNFVKEVGVTPKMYSRMLRFSNMLQYKMRNSQTRWAALAYEFAYADQMHLIRDFRQFLGVTPSEFSADDFAF; encoded by the coding sequence CGTTGCGCCCTTATGTTGCGGGATACGTGTTCCGTACGGCCGCCATCCGCGCGAAAGACGCGGCGGTGCACAAAGCGATGCCGCTCCGCAGCGTCAGTTCCATCGATTTTTTTATGGGTGATGCATTTGAAACAACGGACTGCGCGTCCGGCAGGGTGGTGCCGTTTGCGCGCTGCACCATCCGCGGGCCGCGCACGCACCGGAAGTATGCCATTCGCCTGAGCGGGGACCTGGTGAGTTTCAGTATCCGCTTTACACCGGCAGGTTTGTATGCGCTGCTGGGCATTCCCGCCAGCGAATTCAGCGATGAAGCGATAGACGGTGCGCTGGTAATGCCCGCCGTGTTCCCTGGCCTCACCGAACGGCTGATGGCCTGTACCAGCCTCGACCACTGCATCCAAACGGCGGAACCTTACCTGCTGCATTTGCTTCAGCAGGCCGGCAGGCATATCCATCCGTCGCCCGCCGTGCAGGAAATGGCGGCGCTCATCGCAGGCGGTCAGGGCGCCCTGTCCATCGCCTGCCTGCAACAACAGGTCTGCCTTGGCAAGCGACAGCTCGAAAGGAACTTTGTAAAGGAAGTAGGCGTTACGCCGAAAATGTACAGCCGGATGCTGCGTTTCTCCAACATGCTGCAGTACAAAATGCGAAACAGCCAGACACGCTGGGCGGCGCTTGCTTACGAATTTGCGTATGCCGACCAGATGCACCTCATCCGCGATTTCCGCCAGTTTCTTGGCGTCACGCCTTCTGAATTTTCAGCGGACGATTTTGCTTTTTAG